GTACAGGCAGATATGCTCTTCCTGCAGCAGCTTTCCAAGACAAATCCTGATGTGGTGAGTGTGCTGAAAAGCCCCATCATCAAGCCTGAGAAAAAACAGCAGATCCTTGCTGCTATCCTGAACAGCCGTGTGAGCGCTATCACTTCCGCTTTCGTGAAGTTGCTGGTGATCAAGGGCAGGGAAGGTAATCTGCCTGAGATCGCAGGTGAATACCTGCGTCAGTACAATACACTGAAGGGTATCAGCAAAGTGAGAATCACTACCGCTGTACCAGTAGATGCAGGTGTACTGAACGTGATCAAACAAAAAGCAGAAGCAGGTTCTG
This window of the Chitinophaga sancti genome carries:
- the atpH gene encoding ATP synthase F1 subunit delta, whose translation is MRNPRLASRYAKSLIDLSSEKGQLEAVQADMLFLQQLSKTNPDVVSVLKSPIIKPEKKQQILAAILNSRVSAITSAFVKLLVIKGREGNLPEIAGEYLRQYNTLKGISKVRITTAVPVDAGVLNVIKQKAEAGSDKKIELETAVNAELIGGFVLETEDKLFDASVLRDLKDIRKQFEGNVFVPELK